A window of the Thermodesulfobacteriota bacterium genome harbors these coding sequences:
- the atpG gene encoding ATP synthase F1 subunit gamma, giving the protein MPTLRDIRRKIASIRSTQKITRTMKMIASSRLRRCHEELERTRPYASKIEELKERLLSSVRKNIHPIVMEREEQKNLLIFACASDRGLCGSFNANVNAAIDNLISQMKDQYEKIGLYVLGKKIRDYFAKKGVPIVKEWIELRRIEKEHIESMVQDFMSYYLTSEFDKIVAIYTFFRSPIRQEVRTEELIPIKTKRDEGPIDYLYEPKAEYVVERFIPEYLRTKVYHMILNSQTSEHASRMNAMDNATNNCGEMINLLTLLYNKKRQESITKEMLDIVGGAEAVKRTTF; this is encoded by the coding sequence ATGCCGACATTGAGGGATATCAGGAGAAAGATAGCGAGTATCAGAAGCACTCAAAAGATAACAAGGACCATGAAGATGATCGCTTCATCTAGGTTGAGGAGGTGTCACGAAGAACTTGAAAGGACCCGCCCATACGCGTCAAAGATTGAAGAGTTAAAAGAAAGGCTTCTTTCTAGCGTACGTAAAAACATACACCCTATTGTTATGGAGAGAGAAGAGCAGAAAAACCTTCTTATCTTTGCCTGTGCGTCCGACAGAGGTTTATGCGGAAGTTTTAACGCAAATGTGAATGCGGCAATTGACAATCTCATCTCTCAGATGAAGGATCAGTACGAAAAAATAGGGCTTTACGTTCTGGGAAAGAAGATAAGGGACTACTTTGCCAAAAAAGGTGTTCCAATAGTTAAGGAATGGATCGAATTAAGAAGGATTGAGAAAGAGCATATTGAAAGCATGGTTCAAGACTTTATGTCCTACTATTTGACCTCCGAATTTGACAAGATCGTCGCCATCTATACATTTTTCAGATCCCCAATAAGACAGGAAGTTAGAACCGAAGAGCTAATCCCAATTAAAACAAAAAGGGATGAAGGACCCATAGATTATTTGTATGAACCCAAAGCCGAATATGTTGTTGAAAGGTTCATACCGGAGTATTTAAGGACCAAGGTGTATCACATGATTCTCAATTCTCAGACCTCGGAACACGCATCCAGGATGAACGCTATGGATAATGCGACGAACAACTGCGGCGAGATGATAAATCTTTTGACGCTTCTCTACAACAAGAAGAGGCAGGAGAGCATCACCAAAGAAATGCTCGACATAGTTGGTGGTGCTGAGGCGGTAAAGAGAACGACTTTCTAA
- a CDS encoding ATP synthase F0 subunit B, translating to MHGEESGLSILFKFINFGILVAILVKFAGKPLKKFFLERHERVKNEIETGKTTYAQIETLKAELQRKLEALDTEVEEIKKKVMEEAYAQRDMIISEAKAFAERLREQAILTKEQELKETRLMIREKIAEKCVDEAERIIRENLKKEDHDRLVRDFIERLRSVS from the coding sequence ATGCACGGTGAGGAGTCCGGACTTTCGATTCTTTTCAAATTCATTAATTTCGGAATCCTTGTCGCCATTCTCGTCAAGTTTGCGGGAAAACCTTTAAAAAAATTTTTTTTAGAAAGACATGAAAGAGTAAAGAATGAGATAGAAACGGGAAAGACTACATACGCCCAGATAGAGACTTTAAAGGCCGAGTTGCAGAGAAAACTCGAAGCCTTAGATACGGAGGTGGAGGAGATAAAGAAAAAAGTGATGGAGGAGGCTTATGCTCAAAGGGATATGATAATTTCGGAAGCGAAAGCCTTTGCGGAAAGACTTAGGGAACAGGCAATTCTTACTAAAGAACAGGAACTTAAAGAGACGAGGCTCATGATCAGAGAAAAAATAGCAGAAAAATGTGTCGATGAGGCAGAAAGGATCATAAGAGAGAATTTGAAAAAAGAGGACCATGACAGATTGGTCCGAGATTTTATAGAAAGGCTGAGGAGCGTCAGTTGA
- a CDS encoding TIGR02757 family protein gives MNFTYRPLTEDQIKEILQKSLTLTEMDLKERVKKDPVYFPHLFSEPKDIEIAAFIAAQFSYGNIVQIMAFLKELFSRIGTRPKEFIISGEFSKLKGLYYRFHKEREIELFFFTLRNILSIYGSIEELFSHVYKGDTTKAIFSLRERIGIPAGELKFFFPLESKTNPLKRWNLFLRWMVRKDGIDFGIWNLLRPRDLLVPLDTHIFKVAKCLGWIQKNKKDLEAAKEITAKLRLISPEDPLKYDFFICHFIGIENKCPGIKRDLCKGRCIFYG, from the coding sequence TTGAACTTCACGTATAGACCGCTTACCGAAGACCAAATCAAAGAGATCCTACAAAAAAGCTTAACATTGACGGAGATGGATCTCAAAGAGAGGGTAAAAAAGGATCCTGTCTATTTTCCTCATCTTTTCAGTGAACCTAAAGATATAGAAATAGCTGCTTTCATAGCGGCCCAGTTCTCTTATGGAAATATCGTCCAGATAATGGCATTTTTGAAGGAACTCTTCTCCCGGATAGGCACAAGACCTAAAGAATTCATAATCTCAGGTGAATTCAGTAAACTAAAGGGTCTTTATTACAGATTCCACAAAGAACGGGAGATAGAACTCTTTTTTTTCACACTCAGAAACATACTTTCGATTTACGGAAGTATCGAAGAACTTTTTTCGCACGTCTATAAGGGGGACACGACAAAAGCAATCTTTTCATTAAGGGAGAGAATTGGCATCCCGGCTGGAGAACTCAAATTTTTTTTTCCTTTGGAATCCAAGACCAATCCACTCAAAAGATGGAACCTTTTTTTAAGATGGATGGTGAGAAAGGATGGAATCGACTTTGGAATATGGAACCTTCTGAGACCCAGAGATCTTCTCGTACCTTTGGACACCCATATCTTCAAAGTTGCGAAGTGTCTCGGTTGGATCCAAAAAAATAAAAAGGATCTTGAGGCTGCAAAAGAAATCACAGCCAAACTAAGACTCATCTCTCCTGAGGACCCTTTGAAGTACGACTTTTTTATATGCCATTTTATAGGAATCGAGAATAAGTGTCCCGGTATAAAGAGAGATTTGTGCAAAGGGAGATGTATCTTTTATGGCTGA
- a CDS encoding 50S ribosome-binding GTPase — protein MPANLPPQYYEEEKKLKEAKTPDEKIKIIERMLAIIPHHKGTDKLIGSLRAKIAKLKEEKEKKPQTRKGIEALYNVKKEGAAQVLFLGFPNAGKSSCVAALSGEYVEIADYPYTTKMLQPRMMRYEDIWIQLVDTPAIGDDSTNMWFGNMVRKADLILIVISVEEDLFTEYELIMEELSLHTKEVSKPYIVVVNKMDLAEHSQKYEEFEKALKAKGVLSIPFSATHFMNLHELKEQIFIRSDIIRVYSKLPGKKPDMEVPFTLKRGSTILDFAEGIHKDFVKRLKYARLWRSNVLAGMMVSKDFLLEDKDIVELHV, from the coding sequence ATGCCGGCTAACCTTCCCCCTCAGTATTACGAGGAAGAAAAAAAACTAAAGGAAGCCAAAACTCCGGATGAGAAGATAAAGATCATCGAAAGGATGCTCGCAATAATACCTCACCATAAAGGAACGGATAAACTCATAGGTTCGCTTAGGGCAAAAATCGCAAAGTTAAAGGAAGAGAAGGAAAAAAAACCCCAAACAAGAAAGGGTATAGAAGCCCTCTACAACGTAAAAAAAGAAGGGGCTGCCCAAGTTTTATTTCTAGGTTTTCCTAACGCCGGAAAGTCCTCCTGTGTTGCCGCGTTATCCGGAGAATATGTGGAGATTGCCGACTATCCTTACACAACAAAGATGCTTCAGCCAAGGATGATGAGGTACGAGGACATCTGGATTCAGCTTGTAGATACCCCCGCAATTGGTGATGACAGTACAAACATGTGGTTCGGCAATATGGTGAGGAAGGCTGATCTTATTTTAATTGTGATTTCGGTTGAAGAGGATCTCTTTACAGAATACGAGCTTATTATGGAAGAGCTTTCTTTACACACTAAAGAGGTCAGTAAACCGTACATAGTAGTCGTCAACAAGATGGACCTTGCGGAACATTCTCAAAAGTACGAAGAATTTGAAAAGGCTTTAAAAGCAAAGGGTGTACTCTCCATTCCATTTTCTGCAACCCACTTTATGAACCTACACGAGTTAAAAGAGCAGATTTTTATAAGGTCAGATATCATAAGGGTCTATTCCAAACTTCCTGGTAAAAAACCTGACATGGAAGTTCCATTTACATTGAAGAGAGGAAGCACTATTTTAGATTTTGCCGAAGGGATACATAAAGATTTTGTAAAAAGGCTTAAATATGCAAGACTCTGGAGAAGTAACGTTTTAGCAGGAATGATGGTGAGTAAAGACTTCCTTCTTGAGGACAAAGACATAGTTGAACTTCACGTATAG
- the atpD gene encoding F0F1 ATP synthase subunit beta produces MSIEVKGKIVQIIGTVVDVRFPTDSLPPIYGAIYVTNPAIDDRKDNLVLEVAQHLGDSTVRCIAMNTTDGLKRGQEATYKGTMITVPVGKEVLGRVINVVGEPVDGLPEIKTEKRYPIHRPAPPLTQQNTKIELLETGVKVIDLIEPYPKGGKVGLFGGAGVGKTVIIMEMIHNIAMHHGGISVFGGVGERTREGNDLWLEMKQSGVLDKCALVYGQMTEVPGARARVGLTALTIAEYFRDEEGQDVLLFIDNIFRFTQANQEVSALLGRMPSAVGYQPTLATDLGELEERITSTLKGSITSVQAVYVPADDLTDPAPATTFAHLDATTVLSRQIAELGIYPAVDPLDSTSRILDPKIVGEEHYYVAREVQRILQKYKELQDIIAILGMEELSEEDKILVARARKIQRFLSQPFFVAEAFTGIPGRYVPLKETIRGFKEIIEGKHDDLPEQAFYMVGTIDEAVEKAKKLLR; encoded by the coding sequence ATGAGTATAGAAGTCAAGGGAAAGATAGTACAGATCATAGGGACGGTTGTTGATGTGAGATTCCCCACAGACAGTTTACCGCCTATATATGGTGCCATCTACGTCACAAACCCCGCGATCGACGACAGAAAGGACAATTTGGTACTTGAAGTGGCGCAACATCTCGGTGACAGTACGGTAAGGTGTATCGCGATGAATACAACGGATGGCTTAAAAAGGGGGCAGGAGGCGACATATAAAGGTACGATGATTACGGTTCCTGTGGGAAAGGAAGTGCTCGGGAGAGTGATCAACGTAGTTGGAGAACCCGTAGATGGCCTTCCCGAAATAAAGACTGAAAAGAGATACCCAATCCATAGACCCGCACCCCCTCTTACACAGCAGAACACCAAAATAGAGCTCCTTGAGACAGGGGTAAAAGTGATAGACCTTATAGAGCCTTATCCGAAAGGCGGAAAGGTCGGGCTTTTTGGAGGTGCTGGCGTTGGAAAGACAGTCATAATCATGGAGATGATACACAACATAGCCATGCACCATGGTGGTATTTCGGTCTTTGGAGGCGTGGGAGAAAGAACGAGAGAGGGAAATGATCTCTGGCTTGAGATGAAGCAATCGGGAGTTCTTGACAAATGTGCACTCGTGTACGGCCAGATGACAGAGGTTCCTGGTGCGAGGGCTAGGGTTGGTTTGACAGCCCTTACCATAGCGGAGTATTTCAGGGATGAAGAGGGTCAGGATGTGCTTCTCTTCATAGACAACATTTTTAGATTCACACAGGCCAACCAGGAGGTCTCCGCACTTCTCGGAAGGATGCCATCCGCAGTCGGATATCAGCCAACACTTGCCACAGACTTGGGTGAGCTGGAAGAAAGGATAACATCTACACTTAAGGGTTCGATTACATCTGTTCAGGCCGTTTATGTCCCTGCGGACGATTTAACGGATCCCGCTCCGGCTACCACGTTTGCTCATCTTGATGCAACAACGGTTCTTTCGAGACAGATAGCTGAGCTTGGAATCTATCCGGCAGTCGATCCGCTCGACTCCACAAGCAGAATCCTTGATCCAAAAATAGTTGGGGAAGAGCACTACTATGTAGCAAGGGAGGTCCAGAGGATCCTCCAAAAATATAAGGAGCTTCAAGACATAATCGCGATTCTCGGTATGGAAGAGCTTTCAGAGGAGGATAAGATCCTTGTGGCCAGGGCAAGAAAGATACAGAGGTTTCTGTCCCAGCCTTTCTTTGTTGCTGAAGCTTTTACAGGTATTCCTGGAAGGTACGTTCCTCTAAAAGAGACGATCAGAGGCTTCAAAGAGATCATAGAGGGTAAACACGATGATCTTCCGGAGCAAGCGTTCTACATGGTGGGAACAATAGATGAGGCTGTCGAAAAGGCAAAGAAACTTTTAAGGTGA
- the atpH gene encoding ATP synthase F1 subunit delta — MIHRNVARRYAFGLFGVGQKDGNYKRYREELESFTKLVFGNERIYKAIMYPLFDLNFRKEIVSDVARGLNLSSAVSNLLLLLLENNRIRYLSAILEEYTKIVDEKDGIVRGKLYTAFPLEDGIFTEIIDILKEKIKKEIVLTVIEDKSLIAGIKLVLNGWVLDGTIRKQLDSMKETLLKE, encoded by the coding sequence TTGATCCACAGAAATGTTGCGAGAAGATACGCTTTTGGTCTCTTTGGAGTAGGACAAAAGGACGGAAATTACAAGCGCTATAGGGAAGAGCTCGAGTCTTTCACAAAATTGGTCTTTGGAAACGAGAGGATTTACAAAGCAATTATGTATCCGCTTTTCGATTTGAATTTTAGGAAAGAGATCGTCTCTGATGTTGCAAGGGGGTTGAACCTGTCTTCTGCGGTTTCAAATCTTTTGCTTCTTTTACTGGAAAACAATAGGATCAGGTATCTTTCGGCGATTCTGGAAGAGTATACAAAAATTGTGGACGAAAAGGATGGAATCGTAAGGGGAAAACTTTACACTGCTTTTCCTTTAGAGGATGGGATTTTTACGGAGATAATCGATATACTGAAGGAAAAGATAAAGAAAGAGATCGTTCTTACTGTGATCGAAGATAAATCACTGATTGCAGGGATAAAACTGGTTCTAAACGGATGGGTTTTGGACGGTACGATAAGAAAACAGCTAGACTCAATGAAAGAAACGCTTTTAAAGGAGTGA
- the atpA gene encoding F0F1 ATP synthase subunit alpha, translating into MELKAEEISRIIEQKIASAERKIDLEETGIVISVGDGIARIYGLENAMAGELLEFPHGITGMVWNLEEDNVGAVIFGEDFKIKEGDIVKRTNRIAQVPVGEALIGRVVDSLGNPLDGKGPVLATEFRNVERIAPGVVVRQPVKEPLQTGIKAIDAMIPIGRGQRELIIGDRGTGKTAIAIDTIINQRDSDVYCIYVAIGQKRSSVARIIDILRTYGAMEYTIVVAATASDPAPMQFLAPYAGCAMGEYFRDTGRHALIVYDDLSKHAVAYRQLSLLLRRPPGREAYPGDIFYLHSRLLERAAKWDDAHGGGSLTALPIIETQAGDVSAYIPTNVISITDGQIYLEPELFYAGIRPAINVGISVSRVGGNAQTKAMKQVAGRLRLELAQYRELAAFAKFGSDLDRATQALLARGSRLTEILKQDLYEPIPMEKQVVLLYSAMNGYIDMYPESVLKRYEKELYQFFDSNYPDILRDIREKKEIDVDIEERLNKALSDLRDKFKY; encoded by the coding sequence ATGGAGTTAAAAGCAGAGGAAATAAGTAGAATAATAGAACAAAAGATAGCGAGCGCGGAAAGAAAAATAGACCTTGAGGAGACAGGTATCGTTATCTCTGTAGGTGACGGGATCGCAAGGATATACGGTCTCGAAAACGCAATGGCTGGGGAGCTTTTGGAGTTCCCCCACGGAATTACGGGAATGGTGTGGAATCTGGAGGAAGATAACGTAGGGGCTGTGATTTTCGGTGAGGACTTCAAGATAAAAGAGGGGGATATCGTAAAAAGGACGAATAGAATAGCCCAGGTACCTGTAGGTGAGGCTTTGATTGGACGGGTTGTGGACAGTCTCGGAAATCCATTGGACGGAAAAGGACCCGTTTTGGCTACAGAGTTCAGGAATGTGGAAAGGATAGCCCCAGGAGTCGTCGTTAGGCAGCCTGTAAAAGAGCCACTCCAGACGGGAATTAAAGCGATAGATGCCATGATCCCAATCGGCAGGGGGCAGAGGGAACTCATCATAGGTGATAGGGGAACGGGAAAAACGGCCATTGCGATAGATACGATAATAAACCAGAGGGATTCAGATGTTTACTGTATTTATGTAGCCATAGGGCAGAAAAGGTCCTCGGTGGCAAGGATAATAGACATCCTTAGGACTTACGGGGCTATGGAGTACACAATTGTTGTCGCGGCGACAGCTTCAGACCCAGCTCCTATGCAGTTTTTGGCTCCTTATGCAGGATGTGCAATGGGCGAATACTTCAGGGATACGGGAAGGCATGCACTTATCGTCTATGACGATCTGTCGAAGCACGCAGTTGCTTATAGGCAACTTTCCCTCCTCCTTAGGAGACCACCCGGACGAGAGGCTTATCCTGGCGATATCTTCTATCTACATTCTAGGCTTCTTGAACGGGCTGCAAAGTGGGATGATGCCCATGGAGGCGGGTCACTTACAGCTCTGCCCATAATTGAGACGCAGGCAGGAGATGTTTCGGCGTACATACCTACCAATGTTATATCGATTACGGATGGTCAGATCTACCTTGAACCGGAGCTATTTTACGCCGGGATCAGACCAGCCATAAATGTCGGAATATCTGTGTCAAGGGTCGGAGGCAACGCTCAGACTAAGGCGATGAAACAGGTTGCCGGAAGACTGAGACTTGAACTTGCCCAGTATAGGGAGCTTGCGGCATTTGCAAAATTCGGTAGCGATCTAGACCGGGCAACCCAGGCTCTGCTTGCGAGAGGCTCGAGGCTCACAGAAATACTAAAGCAGGATCTTTATGAACCTATCCCGATGGAGAAACAGGTTGTTCTTCTCTACTCAGCCATGAATGGCTATATCGACATGTATCCCGAATCAGTTCTCAAACGGTACGAGAAAGAGCTATACCAGTTCTTCGATAGTAACTACCCCGATATTTTAAGGGACATAAGGGAGAAAAAAGAAATAGACGTTGACATAGAAGAGAGGTTAAATAAGGCACTTTCAGATTTGAGAGATAAGTTCAAATACTAA
- the rimO gene encoding 30S ribosomal protein S12 methylthiotransferase RimO, protein MADFSIISLGCPKNLVDSEYIVARLKTNGFEFVNEGRYIIVNTCAFIEDAVRESLDTIIELGERKAKTNQRLIVIGCLVERYRNDVLELLPEVDVFIGRSHYRFIEKLIDKTGIFVSDEPFFETYPRQVLTKPPLAYLKIQEGCDNFCSYCTIPKIRGSLQCRSPKDILNEFLWLLDAGFKEINIIGQDITKYGKGVDLDLTGLLSEMLKISGNYYIRLLYMHPKGITDDLVDLIAGEERIIKYLDIPIQHSEDRILALMNRGYNKRYLIELIEKIRGKIPSVTLRTSVIVGFPSETEDEFEALLRFIEDWSFDMLGAFMYSREEKTQAAKMKGQLTKKVKIERFNRLMEKQKAISRNRLKRLLNKRTKVIVEEEGHPYMLGRILNQAPSVDGIAFIKGDAKKGEILDCVVTKTLDYDVVVQVI, encoded by the coding sequence ATGGCTGACTTTTCAATCATAAGCCTTGGGTGCCCAAAAAACTTGGTAGATTCTGAGTATATAGTGGCAAGGCTCAAGACAAATGGGTTCGAGTTTGTCAATGAGGGTAGATACATTATAGTCAACACCTGTGCATTTATCGAAGATGCCGTAAGGGAATCACTCGACACAATCATCGAGCTTGGAGAGAGAAAGGCAAAAACTAACCAAAGATTGATAGTGATAGGGTGTCTCGTTGAAAGATACAGAAATGATGTCTTAGAGCTTCTTCCCGAGGTTGACGTCTTTATCGGAAGGTCTCACTATCGCTTTATCGAAAAACTTATTGATAAGACCGGCATTTTCGTAAGCGATGAACCTTTTTTCGAGACCTATCCGCGACAAGTTTTAACAAAGCCCCCCCTCGCCTATTTAAAGATCCAGGAAGGTTGTGATAACTTTTGTAGCTATTGCACCATACCAAAAATCCGTGGTAGCCTCCAATGTAGATCCCCCAAAGACATATTAAATGAGTTTTTATGGCTTTTGGATGCCGGATTTAAAGAGATAAACATAATAGGGCAGGATATAACTAAATATGGAAAGGGGGTGGATCTGGATCTTACGGGCCTTTTGTCTGAAATGCTAAAAATATCGGGCAACTACTACATACGACTCCTTTATATGCATCCCAAAGGGATAACCGATGATCTTGTGGATCTTATCGCCGGTGAAGAAAGGATAATTAAATACTTGGATATCCCGATTCAACACTCCGAGGACAGGATACTTGCCTTGATGAACAGGGGTTACAATAAAAGGTATCTTATAGAGCTTATCGAAAAGATAAGGGGGAAAATCCCTTCTGTCACATTGAGGACGAGTGTAATAGTTGGCTTCCCTTCCGAAACCGAAGACGAATTCGAAGCTCTCTTACGGTTTATAGAGGACTGGAGTTTCGACATGCTCGGTGCGTTCATGTACTCCCGAGAAGAAAAGACACAGGCTGCAAAGATGAAAGGACAGTTGACGAAAAAAGTAAAAATTGAAAGGTTCAATAGACTTATGGAAAAACAGAAAGCCATCTCTAGAAATAGGCTTAAGAGGCTCCTCAATAAGAGGACGAAGGTTATAGTTGAGGAAGAAGGACACCCTTACATGCTAGGAAGGATTTTGAATCAGGCTCCTTCTGTAGATGGGATCGCGTTCATAAAAGGGGACGCAAAAAAAGGAGAGATCCTTGATTGTGTAGTTACAAAAACTCTCGATTATGATGTAGTCGTTCAAGTTATCTAA
- a CDS encoding ATP synthase F0 subunit B, whose translation MIEFNYTLLIQFVNLLVVLILLNFLLFKPVLKALNKRESTIKDLIFKIEKERENLREMEKRYEELLKERKKPIYDEREKILLATQKEFTEILESAKREVATDVKRAKEEIEKETKVVLEKLSLETERLAKEIARKILLRSVD comes from the coding sequence ATGATAGAGTTTAACTATACGCTTTTGATTCAGTTTGTGAACCTTCTTGTCGTTTTGATCCTTCTTAATTTTCTTTTATTCAAGCCAGTCCTTAAAGCCTTAAATAAGAGGGAATCGACCATCAAGGACCTCATCTTTAAGATTGAAAAAGAAAGGGAGAATCTCCGGGAGATGGAGAAAAGATACGAGGAGCTCTTAAAGGAGAGAAAGAAACCCATATATGATGAAAGAGAGAAGATTCTCCTTGCAACACAAAAAGAGTTCACAGAGATTCTCGAGAGCGCAAAAAGGGAAGTAGCTACGGACGTAAAAAGAGCGAAGGAAGAAATAGAAAAAGAAACGAAGGTGGTGCTTGAAAAGCTTTCTTTAGAAACTGAAAGACTAGCAAAGGAGATTGCAAGAAAAATCCTTCTTAGGAGTGTAGACTGA
- the purB gene encoding adenylosuccinate lyase, which produces MIERYTLPRMANIWNEENKFKRWLEIELLICEAYAKLGVIPEDVLKEIKEKAKVDVERIKELEKRTKHDVVAFIECVSEYIGPLSRYFHMGITSSDILDTCFSCQLKEACEIIIKDVEELMEVLKRRAFEFKDVPMIGRTHGVHAEPITFGLKLANFYDEMKRNLERLKNAKERVSYGKISGAVGTYAHVPPFVEEYVMEKLGLKVAPISSQIISRDYYAEFFTTLAILASTIERMAQEVRHLQRTEVSEAEEFFDVGQTGSSAMPHKRNPIASENLSGLARLIRAYAQAALENIPLWHERDISHSSVERVIGPDATILVDYMLERLKNLYDRLLVYPEKMRMNLEKTRGLYHSESVLVSLMKKGVPRSTAYRITQQIAMRCYENGLDFKNEIKKDEEIRKYLSLEEIEEAIDDKKYLRHVDTIFRRVFG; this is translated from the coding sequence ATGATTGAAAGATACACGCTGCCAAGAATGGCAAATATATGGAACGAGGAAAACAAATTCAAAAGATGGCTAGAGATAGAGTTACTCATATGTGAAGCATACGCCAAACTCGGTGTAATTCCGGAAGACGTTTTGAAAGAGATAAAAGAAAAGGCAAAAGTAGACGTAGAAAGGATAAAGGAACTGGAAAAAAGAACAAAGCACGATGTTGTAGCTTTTATAGAGTGCGTATCTGAGTACATTGGACCATTATCCAGATATTTTCACATGGGGATTACGTCTTCTGACATTCTCGATACCTGTTTTTCCTGCCAGTTAAAAGAAGCGTGTGAGATCATAATCAAAGATGTAGAAGAACTCATGGAGGTCTTAAAGAGGAGGGCCTTCGAATTCAAAGACGTTCCGATGATCGGCAGAACACACGGAGTCCATGCTGAGCCTATCACTTTTGGACTGAAGCTTGCCAATTTTTACGATGAGATGAAAAGGAACCTAGAAAGACTCAAAAACGCAAAAGAAAGGGTAAGCTATGGCAAAATATCTGGTGCTGTCGGAACTTACGCGCATGTTCCTCCTTTCGTAGAAGAATACGTAATGGAAAAGCTTGGTTTAAAAGTTGCTCCTATATCATCCCAGATCATATCTAGGGATTATTACGCAGAGTTCTTTACAACACTTGCCATTTTGGCATCCACAATCGAACGCATGGCGCAAGAAGTACGGCATCTCCAAAGGACAGAAGTGAGTGAGGCTGAGGAATTTTTCGATGTTGGACAGACTGGATCATCTGCTATGCCCCACAAAAGGAATCCCATAGCATCTGAGAATCTCTCAGGTCTTGCAAGGCTAATTAGAGCTTATGCACAGGCGGCGTTGGAAAACATTCCTCTCTGGCATGAGAGGGATATAAGTCATTCATCGGTAGAGAGGGTTATAGGACCGGATGCCACAATACTAGTCGACTATATGCTGGAAAGGTTAAAGAACCTTTACGATAGGCTTCTTGTCTATCCTGAAAAGATGAGGATGAATTTAGAAAAAACAAGGGGCCTTTATCACTCGGAGAGCGTTCTTGTCTCCCTAATGAAGAAAGGGGTTCCGAGGAGTACCGCGTATAGAATCACCCAACAAATCGCCATGAGATGTTATGAGAATGGCCTTGATTTTAAAAATGAAATAAAAAAAGATGAGGAAATACGAAAATATCTCAGCCTCGAGGAAATAGAAGAGGCTATAGACGATAAAAAGTACCTAAGACACGTCGATACAATATTTAGAAGAGTCTTCGGTTAA